TGGGCTGGGAAAACGGCCGTTATGCCCAGCTTTTCCAGCAGCTGCAACGAGGCAATGGCCACCTGCGGGTAGAACTGGTCCACGTAGCAGGGCACGAATAAAGCGACTTTCATAACCGTTGGCGGACGCGCGCGGGCGCGTTAATTATTTCGAGGTAAGCTCCTTCCGCTAGGTAATCAGGCAAAATCAGATTGACATTACTTTCTTTGGAACCCATTGTCCATCAAAAGGAAAGCTAATAGCTAGCAGCTCATTTATGTAAGCAAAAGTTCGGGTTTTTTGTGCGCCAGGCCTCCCTCCAAGTGCAGCAGGGCCCCGAGGGCGGTGGCCTGCGGCACTTCCAAGGTTTGGATGGTCGCGTCGGGGAAGGCCTCGCCCAAGAGCTGGCAAAACAGCGGGTTGCGGGCAAACCCCCCGTCCACGAAAATGGTTTTCTCGGCCTGCCGCACTAGGCGTATGGACGCAGTCAGCAAGTCGACCAACCCGCGCAGCAGGTGCTGGTAGGCATCGATGGCCGTGCGAAATCCTGACAAGTCCCAGGCTTCGGCGGGCTGCTCGGGGTAGGGCCCCGTGCCGTGCATACACCACGGCCGGAAGGGCGTCGCCCGCGGGTCGGCGGGCTGTGCCCGCTGCTGCGACTTGTAGAACTCGGTGCGCAGCCCGGGCCCGATGTGGAAGTGGTCGGCGATGCGCGCCACCTGGTGGTCGTGCTCGCGGCCCAGAAACAGGCGGGCCGCCGGCACCGCGTGTCCGGCCGGCGAGAGGTAGCTCAGGCAATCGCGCCGCAGCAGCTCGGGGGTGAGGGGCTGCCGGTTGAAGGGGTTGAACGTGACGGCCCAGGTGCCGGTGCTCACGAGCAAAAACGGCTGGGTGGGCTGGCTCAGATAAGGCAGCAGCGCCGCCGACGAGTCATGCAGGCCTGCGCCCACCAACACCCCGTCCACCGCCGCCGCCACGGGGTCTTGCAGCAACGGGGCCAGTTTCTGGTCCAGGCCCTCGCGCCGCACCCAGGCGTGGTAGTCGCGGCGGGTGAAGTCCCAGAGCCCCGTGTGGCAGCCCACGGAGGTGTAGTCGCTAAACTTCTCGCCCGTCAGCAGGTACGACAGGTACTGGGGCAGGTGCAGGCAGGTGTGCACGCGGGCGTACAGCGCCGGCTTGGCGTGCTTGAGCCAGTAGAGCTGCAGGCCCGAGTTGAGCAGACCCAGCCGGGGCGAGCCGCTGACGGTGGCAAAGTCCGCGGCGGCGTCGCCCAGGCTGGCATAAAATTGCTCGGCGATGCGCTCGGGCAGGGGCTTGAGGTAGTTGTAGAGCGGGGCCACCGGCTGGCCATCGGCCCCCAGGTGCACGAAGCTGGCCCCGTAGGCGGTGAAGTTGACGCCCCGCAGCTGGTACTGCGGGTGCTGGCGCAGTTGCTGCCAGTGGTCCAGCACCCAGTGCGTGAGCCGCTCCAGTGCTTCGCAGGGAAAGCCGTCGTCGTCCACGGTTTCGAGGCACACCTGTTGGTGCTCGTCCAGCAGGTGGTGCTGCTCGTCAAACAGCAGCAGCTTCTTGTTGGTCTTGCCCACGTCGAAGATGGCGTAGATGGCCTTTTTCATAGGCCGGTCGCCACGGCTAGCCGGCCCCGTTGGTCGATGAGGCCGGCGCGGTGGCCCGCCCGCCGGTAGGCTGCCACCGGCCGCAGGGCCCCGCCGCTTTGGCGGTAAGCCTCGGCCACCAGGGGCCGCACGTCGGTCAGGAAGGCGTCGCGCAGCACGTCTTCGGCCAGGGCCGCGTCGTTGGCTTCCTGGGCGGCGGCCAGGGCCGGCCGGTCCACGAGCAGGGCCTTGGCGTAGGCGGTGAGGATGTTGTCGGTCGATTGCAGCAAGTCTTCGAGCGGGTCCTTGGTGTTGTGGCTGGCGTCAATCATGTAGGCCACGGCCGGGTTGCGCACGGCGGCATCCTTGGCGCTATCCACCAACTCGTTGAAAATCAAGAAGAGCTGGAAGGGCTTGATGCTGCCGGTGGTCAGGTCGTCGTCGCCGTACATGGAGCCGTTGAAGTGGAAGCCCCCCAGCCGCCCAAAGTGCTGCAAGCGACCCACAATCTGCTCAATGTTGGTGTTGGGCAGGTGGTGGCCCAGGTCCACGAGCACCTGCGCCTGCCGGCCCAGGCTCTGGCACAAGGCCAATGAGGTGCCCCAGTCGGGAATCACCATCGAGTAGAAATTGGGCTCGTAGGGCTTGTACTCGACGAGCATGGTCCAATCGGACGGCAGCGCCTCGTAGATGGCGGCCAGGCTTTCTTGGGTGCGTTGGTAGGCCCGCCGAAAGTGCTGCTGACCGGGGAAGTTGCTGCCGTCGGCCAGCCACACGGTGTGCACGTTGGCGCCCAGCTGCTGGCCGTAGCCGATGCAGGCAACGTTGTGCTGCACGGCCATTTCGCGCACGGCCGCCTCGGTGCTGGCCAGCGAGCCAAACTTGTAGCTGTGGGCCTGCGCGGGCTGATCCTGAAAGGTATTGGAGTTCACCGAGTCGATGCGCAGGCCGGCCGCCGCCAATTGCTGCTGCACCGCGGCAACGTCGGTGGGAATATCCCAGGGGATGTGCAGCGAAATAGCGTTCGACGAGCCGTTGAGCTGGTGAAGGAGCGCCACATCGGCAATTTTTTCGGCCAGGGAGCGGGGCTCGCCCCCGCCAGGGAAACGCCCGAACCGGGTGCCGCCCGTGCCCAGGGCCCAGCTCGGGATGGCCACCCGAAACCGGCGCAGCTGCTCGACTACCCCAGCTGCGCTGGCGGGCCCCCGCTGGTCGAGTACTTCGCCCAGGTGCGCGTACTGGAACTCGTGGTTCGCCACAAAGGGCGCGTTCAGGTCGTGAATCTGCTGGGAGGAGAGCATGCGCAACGAGGGGTTAGGTAAGAAAACAAGCGGGCCACGCTGGGGGCCCCATCCGCCGGCGAACGGGGCCCCGGCGGTGAGGCAAAGCACCGCGTTTTCAGGGCCCCCACCTTTCTGCACTCTCCTGCCCGCGGCCGCTTTAAATCGAGCCCCGCGGGATGAGGCTAAAGGGGTTGCGCACCTTCTCGTGCCGCCCGGCCAGCAGCAGGGTGGCCGCCGTGCGGCCCATGTGGTGGAAGTCGGTCGTGATGACGGTCATGCCCAGCAGCTCCTTCAGCGGCGTTTCGTTGAAGCTGATGATGCCGATTTCGCGGCCCAATAGGTAAGGGGTCTGGCGTACTTTCTTCACCAGTTCCACCAGGTCGGTTTCGCGCACCACCACGTAGCAGGTGCCGGCCGCTAGCACCTCGTCGCGGGCGTTTTCGCGCACGGCAAAATCCTTGTCGTTGTAGGTGCAAAACTGCCGGAACCCCTGGTCAATCTCCACCGGGTAGTTGTCGTCGCTGGGCAAAATCATCCGCATCCGCGGGTACTTCACTAGGTCGGCGGTCGCCGCGTCCAGGGCCCCGCCAATGTCGCGCGCAAAATCCTGGTACACCGCCAGGCAGTCGTAATGCAACTCCGGCACGTCTTTGTCCAGCAGCACCAGCTTGGCCGGCGGAATGGTACGCAGCACGCTTAGGTACGCTTCGGGCGGCGTGGTGTAGGTGAAGTGCGGCATCACCACGTAGTAGCTGTACTTGCCCAGGCTGCGCTCGATGATGCCCTTGAACAGCTCGGCGTTGTAGTGGTGAATCTGCAAATCAACGGTCGCCCGGTCGCCCAGCGCTTCCAGGAAGGCGTAATAAATCTCCTTTTTGTACGAGCTGAGCTTGTTGAACACCAGCAGAATCTTGGGCTTGTCGGGCTCGCGCGACAGCACGTAGTAGCCCTTGCCCTGCACCGAGGTGATGAAGTTGCGCTCGCGCAGCTCGCGGTAGGCCTTCTCCACCGTGTCGCGGGCCAGGTAATACTCCTCGCTCATCTCGCTGATGGACGGCAGCTGCACGCCCGCCGTCAAGTGCCCCCGCTCGATGTCGGCAATAACCGACTGCACAATCTGCTTGTACTTAGGTATTTGGTCAAGCGGATTGAGCTGCAGCTGGTACATGGGGCAAAAAGAGAAACGGAACGGTTGCGCAAGCTTAACACTTTTGAGCGCTTGCCACCGCTAACCAGGGCAGGGCCCCAAAAATCCGGCCGGCCCCGGGCCCTCATTCGGCCAAATAATTGCCGTAGCCCACCACCACCGTGGAGAGCACCACCAGGCCAATGCCCAGCGAGATGGTGCGCAGCGTGAGCCGGCTGGCCCCGCGCCACTCGTGCAGCAGCAGGCCCCACATGCTGCTGAAGGCGATGATAAACGCCATGTGCAGCGTCCAGCCCGAGAAGCGGTAGGGCCCCATCTGGCTGTCGCCCATGCCATAAAAGAAGAACTGGAAGTACCACGTCAGCCCCGCCAGGGCACAAAAAACGACGTTGCGCAGGGCCGGAAACGACGGGTTTAGGTAGTCGGTGTAGCTGTGGTTCTTCACGTTGAGGTACAGGCACCACGCGGCGTTGGTGGTGAGCCCGCCCGCGAGGATGACGACTAGGATGGCGTTGTTGACGAAGAGCGGGTTGGTGCCGTTGGCCGCGGCCAGCGTGGCCAGGGGCTG
This genomic stretch from Hymenobacter sp. PAMC 26628 harbors:
- a CDS encoding FGGY-family carbohydrate kinase, whose protein sequence is MKKAIYAIFDVGKTNKKLLLFDEQHHLLDEHQQVCLETVDDDGFPCEALERLTHWVLDHWQQLRQHPQYQLRGVNFTAYGASFVHLGADGQPVAPLYNYLKPLPERIAEQFYASLGDAAADFATVSGSPRLGLLNSGLQLYWLKHAKPALYARVHTCLHLPQYLSYLLTGEKFSDYTSVGCHTGLWDFTRRDYHAWVRREGLDQKLAPLLQDPVAAAVDGVLVGAGLHDSSAALLPYLSQPTQPFLLVSTGTWAVTFNPFNRQPLTPELLRRDCLSYLSPAGHAVPAARLFLGREHDHQVARIADHFHIGPGLRTEFYKSQQRAQPADPRATPFRPWCMHGTGPYPEQPAEAWDLSGFRTAIDAYQHLLRGLVDLLTASIRLVRQAEKTIFVDGGFARNPLFCQLLGEAFPDATIQTLEVPQATALGALLHLEGGLAHKKPELLLT
- a CDS encoding TIM barrel protein gives rise to the protein MLSSQQIHDLNAPFVANHEFQYAHLGEVLDQRGPASAAGVVEQLRRFRVAIPSWALGTGGTRFGRFPGGGEPRSLAEKIADVALLHQLNGSSNAISLHIPWDIPTDVAAVQQQLAAAGLRIDSVNSNTFQDQPAQAHSYKFGSLASTEAAVREMAVQHNVACIGYGQQLGANVHTVWLADGSNFPGQQHFRRAYQRTQESLAAIYEALPSDWTMLVEYKPYEPNFYSMVIPDWGTSLALCQSLGRQAQVLVDLGHHLPNTNIEQIVGRLQHFGRLGGFHFNGSMYGDDDLTTGSIKPFQLFLIFNELVDSAKDAAVRNPAVAYMIDASHNTKDPLEDLLQSTDNILTAYAKALLVDRPALAAAQEANDAALAEDVLRDAFLTDVRPLVAEAYRQSGGALRPVAAYRRAGHRAGLIDQRGRLAVATGL
- a CDS encoding GntR family transcriptional regulator, whose product is MYQLQLNPLDQIPKYKQIVQSVIADIERGHLTAGVQLPSISEMSEEYYLARDTVEKAYRELRERNFITSVQGKGYYVLSREPDKPKILLVFNKLSSYKKEIYYAFLEALGDRATVDLQIHHYNAELFKGIIERSLGKYSYYVVMPHFTYTTPPEAYLSVLRTIPPAKLVLLDKDVPELHYDCLAVYQDFARDIGGALDAATADLVKYPRMRMILPSDDNYPVEIDQGFRQFCTYNDKDFAVRENARDEVLAAGTCYVVVRETDLVELVKKVRQTPYLLGREIGIISFNETPLKELLGMTVITTDFHHMGRTAATLLLAGRHEKVRNPFSLIPRGSI